From the Haemophilus parainfluenzae genome, the window ATGTGTTGGTAGAAAAGCTAAAACAAGGCACCAATATTGCATTAATTTCTGATGCGGGAACCCCCTTAATTAGCGATCCGGGTTTTCATTTAGTGCGTCAATGTCGTGAGGCAGGCATTAAAGTGGTGCCGTTACCCGGCGCTTGTGCAGCAATTACGGCATTATGTGCATCGGGTATTGCATCTGACCGTTTTTGCTTTGAAGGTTTTTTACCTGCGAAAACCAAGGCACGTAAAGATAAGTTAGAAAACGTCGCAGAAGAAGACCGCACTTTAATCTTCTATGAATCAACTCACCGCATTTTAGATACCCTTGCCGATATGCAAGATGTATTAGGTGGCGAACGCTATGTTGTACTTGCCCGTGAAATTACGAAAACGTGGGAAACCATTGCAGGGGATAAATTAAGTGATCTTCGTCAATGGTTAAGTGAAGATCCGAATCGCACGAAAGGTGAGATGGTGTTAATCGTGGAAGGCAAACCCAAATCAGAAGATAGCGAAGAATTTTCACCACAAGCAATTAAAGCACTCACTTTAATAGCTAAAGAATTACCTTTAAAAAAAGCCTCAGCGATTGTGGCTGAACTTTATGGTTATAAGAAAAATGCCTTATACCAATTTGGATTGGATAATTTAGATTAGTCAAAAAACTATCCCACCTCTTCAGCAAAGAGGGGCGAGGGGAGATTTAGCAGAATTAATTTTTATAAATTTCGGAGAACAAATGTTAAAACAGGTTTCAGATACCTTACTTGCACCAAGCAATTTATCGCATCAATCATTGCTTAATATTTTTGATGTGATGTCGCATCGTCATATTGATTATGCGGATCTTTATTTTCAATTAAGCCAAGATGAAAGCTGGGTATTAGAAGACAGTATTATTAAAGAAGGTGGCTTTCATATTGATCGCGGTGTGGGTGTACGCGCAGTTTCTGGAGAGAAAACAGGCTTTGCGTATTCTGATCAAATCAATTTAGCCTCATTACAACAATGTGCTGAAGCTGTAAAAGGTATTGCGCAAATTAAAGAAGGCAATTTAATTTCGCCTCAAGCATTTAATGCGGTGAATGCGGTTCAGCGTTATGCAGCGATCAACCCGTTAGAAAGTTTAAGTAAAGAGAAAAAGATCGAGTTATTACACTTAGTGGATCGTACAGCGCGATCTGAAGATCCTCGTGTTACGCATGTTTCGGCAGCATTAAGTTCGATTTATGAAGAAGTATTGGTAGTTGCAACAGATGGCACACTTGCTGCAGATATTCGTCCACTTGTGCGTTTATCCATTTCTGTTCTCGTGGAAGAAGATGGCAAACGTGAGCGGGGTAGTTGCGGTTCAGGTGGACGCTTTGGCTTAGATTGGTTCTTTGAAGTGGTAAATGGGGACATTCGTGCCGTTAATTTTGCTAAAGAAGCGGTTCGTCAAGCCCTTGTAAATTTAAGTGCGGTTGCAGCGCCAGCAGGATTAATGCCTGTAGTTTTGGGAGCTGGTTGGCCAGGCGTGTTACTTCATGAAGCAGTAGGACACGGTTTAGAAGGGGATTTCAACCGTAAAGAAAGCTCTTTATTTACAGGAAAAATTGGTGAGTTAGTGACGTCGCCATTATGTACAATTGTGGATGACGGTACATTACAAAACCGCCGTGGTTCTTTAACCATTGATGATGAAGGTGTGCCAAGTCAATGTAACGTTTTAATCAAAGATGGGATTTTGCAAGGCTATATGCAAGATAAACTCAATGCACGATTAATGGGCGTGAAACCGACAGGAAATGGTCGTCGTGAATCTTATGCGCATTTGCCAATGCCGCGAATGACGAATACCTATATGTTGGCTGGTCAAAGTAAATTTGATGATTTAATCGCTTCTGTGGATCGCGGTATTTATGCACCGCACTTTGGTGGTGGGCAAGTGGATATTACCTCAGGTAAATTTGTGTTCTCAACTTCTGAAGCTTATCTCATTGAAAAAGGCAAAATCACGAAACCGGTTAAAGGTGCAACGTTAATTGGCAGCGGTATCGATGTGATGCAAAAAGTTTCCATGGTCGCGGATGAAACCGATTTGGATCTTGGAATTGGCGTTTGTGGCAAAGATGGCCAAAGCGTGCCGGTCGGTGTTGGTCAGCCTGCCTTGAAAATTGATGAAATCACCGTAGGTGGAACAAATTAAGCATGCAGCCCGATAAATCATATCGGGCTTTTTTGTCTATTTTATTTAAGTGCGGTCAGTTTTTCCGTTATTTTAATTCATCGCTTTCTCAGGAATATCATTGGGTTAAGTGAGCAATTCTGCATACGACATTTCCATATGAATACTTTTGTGATCCCTATCACAATATCTTGTAAAACCAGTTAAAAAATTTCCCCAAACAATCGCAATAAGTGATACATTTATCGTTGCATGACTTTTTGTCATTTAAGAGACAGGGACAGGCGTGAGTTTGTCTGAAATTTCATCAACCAGAGGGAAACATTTATGTTAATTGGTGTACCTAGAGAACTGCTTGAGAGCGAAAATCGTGTGGCGGCAACGCCAAAAACGGTTCAGCAGATCTTAAAACTGGGCTTTGACGTCATCGTAGAACACGATGCGGGATTCAAAGCAAGTTTTGAAGACCAAGCATTTATCGACGCCGGCGCAAAAATTGGCTCAAGTTCAGAAGTGTGGCATTCGGATGTGATTTTTAAAGTGAATCCACCAACGGATGCAGAAATTGATCAAATGAAGGAAGGTGCAACACTTGTGAGCTTCATTTGGCGTGCACAAAATCCGGATTTAATGAAAAAACTCACGTCGAAAAAAATTAATGTATTAGCGATGGATTCTGTGCCACGTATTTCCCGTGCGCAAGCGCTTGATGCATTAAGCTCTATGGCGAATATTTCTGGTTATCGTGCGGTGATTGAAGCGGCTCATGAATTTGGTAGTTTCTTCACTGGACAAATTACTGCAGCAGGTAAAGTGCCACCAGCAAAAGTGTTAGTCATTGGTGCGGGTGTAGCAGGTCTTGCCGCGATTGGTGCAGCCAATAGCCTTGGTGCGATTGTACGAGCTTTTGACTCTCGTCCAGAAGTAAAAGAACAAGTACAAAGTATGGGCGCGTCTTTCTTAGAAATTGATTTCAAAGAAGAAGGCGGTAGTGGCGATGGTTACGCGAAAGTGATGTCAGAAGAATTTAACCGCCGCGCGATGGAGCTTTATGCGGAACAAGCGAAAGAAGTGGATATCATTATTACCACTGCGGCAATTCCGGGTAAACCAGCCCCTCGCTTGATCACTAAAGAAATGGTTGATTCCATGAAACCGGGTTCTGTGGTGGTGGATTTAGCGGCTGCAACAGGCGGTAACTGTGCTTACACTGAAGCTGGCAAAGTAGTCACCACTGAAAACCAAGTGAAAGTGATTGGTTACACCGATTTCCCAAGCCGTTTACCGACACAATCTTCCCAACTTTACGGTACAAACTTAGTTAATTTATTAAAACTACTTTGTAAAGAAAAAGACGGCAAGATCAATATCGATTTTGACGATGTGGTATTACGCGGTGTGACTGTGGTACGTGATGGGGAAGAAATTCCACCGGCACAAATCCAAGTGTCCGCACAACCAAAACAAGAAGCAAAAGCGGCACAAAGTGCGGTTAAAAAAGAGGAAGAAAAACCGGCAGATCCTCGTATTAAATACGGTGTGATGGCGGGTGTTGGTGTGTTATTCCTCTGGCTTGCGTCTGTGGCGCCAGCGGCATTCCTTTCTCACTTCACCGTATTCGTATTGGCTTGTGTAGTTGGTTACTATGTGGTTTGGAACGTTAGCCACGCTTTACACACTCCACTTATGGCGGTAACCAATGCGATTTCAGGTATCATCATTGTGGGTGCATTATTGCAAATCAGACAGCCAACAGGCAACTTCTTCATTGATGTATTAGCCTTTGTGGCAATCTTGGTGGCAAGCATCAACATCTTTGGTGGTTTCCGTGTAACCCAACGTATGTTG encodes:
- the rsmI gene encoding 16S rRNA (cytidine(1402)-2'-O)-methyltransferase, encoding MNDLTGILYIVATPIGNLQDITQRALDTFSQVDLIAAEDTRHSGLLLSHYGIKKPFFALHDHNEQEKAHVLVEKLKQGTNIALISDAGTPLISDPGFHLVRQCREAGIKVVPLPGACAAITALCASGIASDRFCFEGFLPAKTKARKDKLENVAEEDRTLIFYESTHRILDTLADMQDVLGGERYVVLAREITKTWETIAGDKLSDLRQWLSEDPNRTKGEMVLIVEGKPKSEDSEEFSPQAIKALTLIAKELPLKKASAIVAELYGYKKNALYQFGLDNLD
- the tldD gene encoding metalloprotease TldD translates to MLKQVSDTLLAPSNLSHQSLLNIFDVMSHRHIDYADLYFQLSQDESWVLEDSIIKEGGFHIDRGVGVRAVSGEKTGFAYSDQINLASLQQCAEAVKGIAQIKEGNLISPQAFNAVNAVQRYAAINPLESLSKEKKIELLHLVDRTARSEDPRVTHVSAALSSIYEEVLVVATDGTLAADIRPLVRLSISVLVEEDGKRERGSCGSGGRFGLDWFFEVVNGDIRAVNFAKEAVRQALVNLSAVAAPAGLMPVVLGAGWPGVLLHEAVGHGLEGDFNRKESSLFTGKIGELVTSPLCTIVDDGTLQNRRGSLTIDDEGVPSQCNVLIKDGILQGYMQDKLNARLMGVKPTGNGRRESYAHLPMPRMTNTYMLAGQSKFDDLIASVDRGIYAPHFGGGQVDITSGKFVFSTSEAYLIEKGKITKPVKGATLIGSGIDVMQKVSMVADETDLDLGIGVCGKDGQSVPVGVGQPALKIDEITVGGTN
- the pntA gene encoding Re/Si-specific NAD(P)(+) transhydrogenase subunit alpha gives rise to the protein MLIGVPRELLESENRVAATPKTVQQILKLGFDVIVEHDAGFKASFEDQAFIDAGAKIGSSSEVWHSDVIFKVNPPTDAEIDQMKEGATLVSFIWRAQNPDLMKKLTSKKINVLAMDSVPRISRAQALDALSSMANISGYRAVIEAAHEFGSFFTGQITAAGKVPPAKVLVIGAGVAGLAAIGAANSLGAIVRAFDSRPEVKEQVQSMGASFLEIDFKEEGGSGDGYAKVMSEEFNRRAMELYAEQAKEVDIIITTAAIPGKPAPRLITKEMVDSMKPGSVVVDLAAATGGNCAYTEAGKVVTTENQVKVIGYTDFPSRLPTQSSQLYGTNLVNLLKLLCKEKDGKINIDFDDVVLRGVTVVRDGEEIPPAQIQVSAQPKQEAKAAQSAVKKEEEKPADPRIKYGVMAGVGVLFLWLASVAPAAFLSHFTVFVLACVVGYYVVWNVSHALHTPLMAVTNAISGIIIVGALLQIRQPTGNFFIDVLAFVAILVASINIFGGFRVTQRMLAMFRKG